In a single window of the Caulobacter soli genome:
- a CDS encoding response regulator transcription factor — translation MSPAPLFAIIDDDEALRQALAELLEVFGYDCQTFDGAESFMAAHGPGRFTAVVTDLNLMGESGLALQRRLRLSEPTLPVIVISAQSDTATRARVLDSGAVAYLTKPINDQVLLRHLVAALSRSDAPPPPAD, via the coding sequence TTGTCCCCAGCGCCTCTGTTCGCGATCATCGACGACGACGAGGCGTTGCGTCAGGCGTTGGCGGAGCTTCTGGAGGTCTTCGGCTACGACTGCCAGACCTTCGACGGCGCGGAGAGCTTCATGGCCGCGCACGGACCGGGGCGTTTCACGGCCGTGGTCACGGACCTCAATCTGATGGGCGAAAGCGGACTGGCGCTCCAACGGCGCTTGCGCCTCTCCGAGCCGACCCTGCCGGTGATCGTCATCTCGGCCCAGTCCGATACCGCCACCCGGGCCCGCGTCCTGGACTCCGGCGCGGTGGCCTATCTCACCAAGCCCATCAACGATCAGGTCCTGCTGAGGCACCTGGTCGCCGCCTTGAGCCGCTCCGACGCCCCGCCACCACCCGCCGACTGA